GCCGGTGCGGCGCTTGATCTCTTCCGCCAGCGCATGTCCGATATCCACCTTCTTGCGGTGCCCGTAGGCGTCCGACTCCCCGAACTCGGCGACCTGCTGGCCTTCCCAAACCGCGCCCTCGGAGACCACGACGAGAGAATAGTTGCTTGGATTATTGCGCTTGTCTTCCATCAGGAGCCGGCACAGACGGTCGAGGTCAAAGGGGTGCTCGGGGATAAGGCAGCGGCTGGAGGTCACGTAGCCGGTGTACAGCGCGGTGAAGCCGGAGTTGCGGCCGAAGATGCGGAATACGCCGATGCGTTCGTGCGATCCCAGGGTGGTCCGCTGGCGTGTGATCAGGTCCTTGGCGCGCGTGATGGCGGTGGAGAAGCCGATACAGTACTCCGTTCCGCGCACGTCGTTATCCATGGTCTTAGGGATCGCGATGAGGGGCACGCGATGGCCATGCAGCACGGCCGCAAAGCTGAGCGTGTCATCCCCTCCAATCACAATTAAGCAGCCGATGCCCAGGCGTTCCAGGTTTTCGAGCACGACGGGGGTGAAGTCGTGGTTCCCACCTTCTTCTTTCAGCTGGGAAAGCTGGGCGGGCGGAAAGTGCGGCGGGACCCTGGATTTCTTCAATCGCTGGGGATTGGTGCGTGAAGTATGCAGTGTCGTACCGCCACTGCGATCGATGGTGCGCGTATTCTCACGCGTGAGAGGACGCAGGTAGGCGGGATCAATCCCCAGGGCCGGGTTCATGTGCGTCAGCCCCTCCCATCCCTTGCGGATGCCGATGACCTCCC
The nucleotide sequence above comes from Terriglobales bacterium. Encoded proteins:
- a CDS encoding 6-phosphofructokinase, coding for MVAASNKIGILTGGGDVPGLNSVIKSVVYRATEMGREVIGIRKGWEGLTHMNPALGIDPAYLRPLTRENTRTIDRSGGTTLHTSRTNPQRLKKSRVPPHFPPAQLSQLKEEGGNHDFTPVVLENLERLGIGCLIVIGGDDTLSFAAVLHGHRVPLIAIPKTMDNDVRGTEYCIGFSTAITRAKDLITRQRTTLGSHERIGVFRIFGRNSGFTALYTGYVTSSRCLIPEHPFDLDRLCRLLMEDKRNNPSNYSLVVVSEGAVWEGQQVAEFGESDAYGHRKKVDIGHALAEEIKRRTGEETMNSDLTYDLRSGDPDSIDQLVATTFANLALDLVSDGLTGRMVAIQEGRYTHAPLPDPQLGPRQVDVGTLYNVERYRPHYAGKLAAPMLLSPA